NNNNNNNNNNNNNNNNNNNNNNNNNNNNNNNNNNNNNNNNNNNNNNNNNNNNNNNNNNNNNNNNNNNNNNNNNctctctttctctcaaaaatatatcaacattaaaaaaaaaaaaaaagttttagaagaaagTAGCTTTGGGGTCGAAGGTGCTGGGCGTCCACGAGATTGTCTGAGTTCGCTCCCAAGCGCATCTGCAATTCAGTATGTCTCACCCGTCCCCCCAGACTAAGCCCTCCAACCCCAGTAACCCCCGAGTCTTCTTTGACGTGGACATCGGAGGGGAGCGAGTTGGTCGAATTGTCTTAGAATTGTTTGCAGATATTGTACCGAAAACTGCAGAAAATTTTCGTGCATTGTGTACAGGAGAAAAAGGCATTGGACCCACCACTGGGAAACCTCTCCATTTCAAAGGATGTCCTTTCCATCGAATTATTAAGAAATTTATGATTCAGGGTGGAGACTTCTCAAATCAAAATGGGACAGGCGGGGAAAGTATTTATGGTGaaaaatttgaagatgaaaattTCTATTATAAGCATGACCAGGAAGGTTTATTGAGCATGGCAAACGCAGGCTGCAATACAAATGGTTCTCAGTTCTTTATCACAACAGTTCCGACTCCTCATTTGGATGGGAAACATGTGGTATTTGGTCAAGTAATTAAAGGAATGGGTGTGGCAAGGATACTGGAAAATGTAGAAGTGAAAGGTGAAAAACCTGCCAAATTGTGCGTTATTGCAGAATGCGGAGAATTGAAGGAAGGGGATGATTGGGGCATATTCCCAAAAGATGGCTCTGGTGACAGTCATCCAGATTTCCCTGAGGATGCAGATATAGATTTAAAAGATGTAGATAAAATTTTACTAATAacagaagacttaaaaaatattggaaatacttttttcaaatcCCAGAATTGGGAGAtggccattaaaaaatatacaaaagttttAAGATACGTGGAAGGTTCAAAGGCTGTTATTGAGAAAGCAGACAGATTGAAGCTGCAACCTATAGCTTTAAGCTGCGTGCTGAATATTGGTGCTTGTAAACTGAAGATGTCAAATTGGCAGGGAGCAATTGACAGTTGTTTGGAGGCTCTTGAAATAGACCCATCAAATACGAAAGCATTGTACCGTAGAGCTCAAGGATGGCAAGGATTAAAAGAATACGATCAAGCTTTGGCTGATCTTAAGAAAGCTCAGGAGATAGCACCAGAAGATAAAGCTATCCAGGCAGAATTGCTGAAAgtcaaacaaaagataaaggcacagaaagataaagagaaggcAGCATATGCAAAAATGTTTGCCTAATAAGGAATTCAGTTTTACTTACATATGCATTGATTGTATAAAGgcaataagaaaatttaaaggtTTCTGTCTGTTATAGATGATCCCTGATGTGTTTCCTTTGATACTTCGGTTTCTCATTGTTTACAGTTTAGGAATACTGAAAAGGGTTCACTCTTAATAAAACggtgttacaaaataaaaaaaaataaaaaaaaaaaagttttataactttgcaaagtgcctgggtggctcagtaggttaagcatctgactcttgatttgggctcaggtcgtgatctcacggttcacgagttcaggccccaagtcgggctcgcactgccagtgcaaatcctgtttgggattctccctctctctctctcccctctctctgcttctctctctctctcaaaataagtaaccttaaaaaaaagttttataattttgcttttcatatttaagtctttaatcacCTGGAATTGGTTTATTGTGTGTGATGTGAGGTAGAGGAccggttttatttttgtgtgtgtataaccaGGCGTCCCAATACCATCTTTTGAGAAATCCAGCCTTTTTTCCACTAATTTGTATTGCCAGGTATGTCaaaaatgaaatttccagaaatgcGCGAATCCACTTCTGGGTTCCGTTTTGTTCCACTGGTCTGTCTGCTCCTGTATCAGTACCTTCCTGTCTAGCTTTTGAATAATTGTTGATATTTGGTGTGGCACTTCCCCACCTAgtccttctttttcaagaatattttgatTATTGGCCCTTTGCTCTTCTGTAATGTTTTTAGAAGCAGCCTGTCTTGCTCCACAAACTAACCACTTgggattttaaatgaaattgcaTTAAATTGCATCTGTAGATCCTTTGAGTTCTGGGCTTTCCTTATTCCCCCCTTGCCTACTTGGACAGTCTCTCCAAGCACATTATGAAACACTTCTCCACACTGTTTCCTGCATGCCAAGTTGCAGCCTTCCCTTGAGAGAATATAGAATAGATTTCAAAACCTTTGTCTTCTGTGTTATGTCTTTGAGGTAAACTTTGCTTGAAAATCCAACCATAAGAATTTGGGGCCGCTGTTCAATTTGCTGCCTCCAGAAAGGAAACTCGGGCTCTTTGGGATTTTGCCTTGGCTGTGTTTCAGAGCCTAGTTCTGTGGAGTGGGAAGGCTTGCTTGTGTGCCTTAAATGTCTATGGGACAGTGCTGCACGAGCTAATAGGAGCTCATGAATGCTCTTACTATTAGTAATGCCCAAATGCCGGAAGTGTATCTTGGCTTGGAATGAGAGAGGTTCCTGGGAAGTTTTCTTGGCTCTGTTTTCTCCTTAAGATTTATATAGGACGCAACAgtaattcttttgttgttgttgttgttgttgttgttgttgttgttgttgtcgtcttTCTGACTCCAGGGTAATTTTTAAGGAGAGATTTGTTAACCACAGTATTGCAAGTTTTCTTAAATACACTGGTGTTTTGACCAAATGGGACAGAAGTGCAcattaaattcataaaaattcttttccttACCTTCTTGGAAGCTTGGAAACTCATTCTCCTTCGCATTTCTTTTGAGTCCTCtaggccagtgtgtgtgtgtgtgtgtgtgtgtgtgtgtgtgtgtgtgtgtgtgtgttttaggggGAGAAGGGATAGAAGTCTTCCTTCAGGAGATAAAGCTCACCAAGCAGCTGATCAGGCCTTTGTAGGCCTTGAATTTGCTTTGtattgtggtgttttgttttgacacCAGGAACTAGAAGTACAACATTATCTGATCTTCTTAAGGGCCCTTTTGGCACCCAGGGAATTCCTGGATTTCCTGTGTGAATTAACATAAAGCAGGATTTAAAACTCTGCTGTAGCCTACCCCACTACTTATTCAGTCTTCTTTAGGAATTGGACCAGCTCTTCCTTGGATCATTTGCAACTCATCAGGGCCTGTGCTTTACTCAAGACTTTCTGAGTAGACCTGACCCTCTGTCCAGACAAAGGgcaaggaggcaggaggcagcctGAGACTCTGGAAGGAGGGGCTCTGCGGCATCATTAAAGACATTAATAGTCAGCTCAGTCATTATGCTGTGACAGGTGTTGGTATTCTTTATTCAACTGTTAATTTATGTGTgcaatccattttgattttagaCCGTGaacatgttaaattttaaaatgcagttagaATACTTCAGAAGCTAGGTTTTCCCCCTGTGCTTCTTCTAAAGAACAGCATTGGACCAAGGAATTCTGGGAACAGAAGATGGGAGGACCTGAGACCCCAGTGGCTGGCAGAAAGAGCCCTGCAGGACTGCTCTCGGGCAGGCAGGCCCCAGAGGAGAATGTGGGCAGGAGGGACTCTCTCTAGTCAGAGACACTTTGGGTTCACTTCTGGATTGTTGTTGAAGTGATTGTGGTCATTTTGTCCGTGGAGAAACACACCCATGACCGGCACGGTGATGGCCAGGCGTTCACCTCTGTTTCGCAGGGGCACTGATCACATCCGCTTCTCGGTTCTGCGCACAAGAGTGAGACATTGTTTAGCTGGGACTTCTGAGAATTTAAGTCATGGGACTAAATAACACGTAGCCTGACTTCTTTATTGGCAGTCTGGAATTACCTTCCGGAACAACTGAGTAAAAGCATACAGAGCTGTGCTGTCTCCTATAGCTAGAGGGAGCGAGGGAAATACCTTCAAAGCCTTTGGTTGTGGCATCAGAGCCTTTGATCCAGATCATATGTGACAAGAATTTTTAAGTGCTACTCATCAAGCCAATTTTCCTCTTATCTGGGGTTAGTGTTCAACCTCTTATCTCTGCTCTTGCCTTAAGCAGCTAACACTTGCCTCTTTATTTGCTGCCCTATGTGAGTAACTGTTGAAATGATTGCTTGAGTTCCCAGGGGAGAATCCCTACTCTCCTTATTAACACTGTGTGGGGGTGTGGGTGCTCTTAGTAGCCCAGGGCTTCCAGAGCGGCACATTACAGCACCATCCCTGTAGGGAGAACACTGCCACGACAGTGTGTCTTGAGGGGACAACTCTGCTATCTGTGTCCACTCGGAACTCAGGGATAGAGCGAACTTTACAAACGTCCTGGTTCACCCCATCCCCTGACTACACGGTAGAAAGACAAGCACACAGTGGACTAGACTGCAGAGCCCAGGCCCCCCGAGTCACTGGGCCCCAGGATGTTTCGGGGTGATATAGTGAGTTGtacaacatttttttccattctcagtTCAGcatcagaaatgcagattctctaTAGCTTAAACTCCTGAAGGGTCTTCTGAACTTTCTTTCTGCTTAAAGAGTTTGTGATCTAAGCCAGTAATTTTCAGTCTGGGGTTTGTGACGCTCCAGTATGTTCCACATtatcataagagaatatttttaaagttcagtaaTAGAGTTCATTGTAATTAGGTATAATTTTTAACATAAGTATATGTCCTTTGATGTGTTTTAAGAGTGGATTTATGGTGTCACGAACTTAAATAATGGGATGTTGCAAGTCCCCCAAGCTCGACCTTTCCAGTCTGTCCATCGAAACTAATTCTATATTGAAGTGTCCAAGGTAGCCAGCTAAAGATTAGCAGGTACGttatcttggttttgttttcattcctgctGAAAGGCTTAATGATACTATCTGTTCTCATTCTCTTGCTCATTATCTAAGAGTGGAGAGCTGGGGCTAGGCAGAGAGAAGACTTTATAAGTTGCCTCAATGAGGCAGTTAGGGAACCTAGGTCTCTGCTGTCCTGATGGTTCTGTTTGGGGATTTCAGGGAGAATGCTGACCTCTTTGATCTGTGCTGTCTTCATCCTGTGAACTGGCCCCAAACACCATTGTCATTCACGATGCCTCACATTCCCATGTTCTCTGGCCTTGTTACGTGCCAGTAGTTTCGGGAGACATgatagaggaaggagagaaagtcaGTTACGGAGACTATTcttggagagattttttttcttttattcaattaattaaaatggtTCGTTAAGTTGAACTTAGCTTTGAGCTTCTAGTCCTTTTCCTAAATGgaagcagaataaaaataatgcGGTCACTTGTTGAGAACATGTGCCAAGCCCCTATTTAGCTCTTTGATCCTACCCACCACTCTGCCGAGGAGAGGGCTGCCAGAGAACCACCCCGGTTAGCACAGGAGGGGATAGGGTCTCGGGGAGGCTAGTCAGCCTTCCCTCCGACACGTAGCTGGCGGAGGTCTGGAAAGAACTCCGTACGGGAATAGGGATGCAGGCGGAAAAGCCTTATGTGTTGCGTTACTAGACTGCAGAGG
Above is a window of Panthera uncia isolate 11264 chromosome C1 unlocalized genomic scaffold, Puncia_PCG_1.0 HiC_scaffold_4, whole genome shotgun sequence DNA encoding:
- the LOC125913611 gene encoding peptidyl-prolyl cis-trans isomerase D encodes the protein MSHPSPQTKPSNPSNPRVFFDVDIGGERVGRIVLELFADIVPKTAENFRALCTGEKGIGPTTGKPLHFKGCPFHRIIKKFMIQGGDFSNQNGTGGESIYGEKFEDENFYYKHDQEGLLSMANAGCNTNGSQFFITTVPTPHLDGKHVVFGQVIKGMGVARILENVEVKGEKPAKLCVIAECGELKEGDDWGIFPKDGSGDSHPDFPEDADIDLKDVDKILLITEDLKNIGNTFFKSQNWEMAIKKYTKVLRYVEGSKAVIEKADRLKLQPIALSCVLNIGACKLKMSNWQGAIDSCLEALEIDPSNTKALYRRAQGWQGLKEYDQALADLKKAQEIAPEDKAIQAELLKVKQKIKAQKDKEKAAYAKMFA